The following coding sequences lie in one Desmodus rotundus isolate HL8 chromosome 1, HLdesRot8A.1, whole genome shotgun sequence genomic window:
- the FAM78A gene encoding protein FAM78A isoform X2, translated as MNDNFYPSVTWAVPVSESNVARLTNIYRDQSFTTWLVATNTSTDDMVILQTLRWRMQLSIEVNPTRPLGQRARLREPIAQDQPKILSKNEPIPPSALVKPNANDAQVLMWRPKYGQPLVVIPPKHR; from the coding sequence ATGAACGACAACTTTTACCCCAGCGTCACATGGGCCGTGCCCGTCAGCGAGAGCAATGTGGCCAGACTGACCAACATCTACCGGGACCAGAGCTTCACCACGTGGCTGGTGGCCACCAACACCTCGACCGACGACATGGTCATCCTGCAGACGCTGCGCTGGCGCATGCAGCTCAGCATCGAGGTGAACCCCACCCGGCCCCTGGGCCAGCGCGCCCGGCTGCGGGAGCCCATCGCCCAGGACCAGCCCAAAATCCTGAGCAAGAACGAGCCCATCCCGCCCAGCGCCCTGGTCAAGCCCAACGCCAACGACGCTCAGGTCCTCATGTGGCGGCCCAAATACGGGCAGCCGCTGGTGGTGATCCCGCCCAAGCACCGGTGA